The proteins below are encoded in one region of Maribacter aestuarii:
- the recJ gene encoding single-stranded-DNA-specific exonuclease RecJ: MRWTIKPKPEPKLINQLAKELGVDELVAQLLLQRGISTYEEAKHFFRPQLEDLHDPFLMKDMSIAVERIEAAISNNENILVFGDYDVDGTTAVALVSSYLLSYYPNVATYIPDRYDEGYGVSFKGIDFAEDNGFSLIIALDCGVKAIDKVAYAKEKGIDFIICDHHRPGGNLPHAVAILDPKRDDCNYPYDELCGCGVGFKLIQALGSRRGETIYDLTQYLDLVATAIGADIVPITGENRILAFYGLQVINQQPRIGFKAIINQINKTELTITDVVFIIAPRINAAGRMKHGQHAVNLLVEMDINKASKFAAEIEKFNTDRRGLDQEITQEALVQIQTNDEESGFTSVVFKDSWHKGVIGIVASRLTETYYRPTLVFTKSGDKLAASARSVKGFDVYNALEGCADYIEQFGGHKYAAGLTLEANQYQNFKHQFEKVVKQTIDPQLLVPEITIDAVIELKDITPKLLRIINQFAPFGPGNMSPVFMAENLVDTGYAKCVGQEEAHLKLAVTQNDSHKIGGIGFDLGHKLNLVTSRKPFSAAFSIDENEWQGNVSLQLKLRDIK; this comes from the coding sequence ATGCGCTGGACCATCAAGCCGAAACCTGAACCAAAACTAATTAACCAACTGGCCAAGGAGCTGGGTGTGGATGAATTGGTAGCGCAATTATTACTTCAAAGAGGGATAAGCACTTACGAAGAAGCCAAGCATTTTTTTAGACCACAATTGGAAGATTTGCACGATCCGTTCCTAATGAAGGATATGAGCATTGCCGTGGAAAGGATCGAGGCCGCGATATCCAATAATGAAAATATCCTGGTCTTTGGTGATTATGATGTTGACGGGACTACCGCCGTAGCTTTGGTCTCCTCGTACCTATTAAGCTACTATCCCAATGTGGCCACGTACATTCCAGACCGATATGATGAGGGTTACGGGGTGTCCTTTAAAGGAATTGATTTCGCGGAGGATAACGGATTTTCATTGATTATTGCGTTGGATTGTGGGGTAAAGGCGATAGATAAGGTGGCATACGCCAAGGAAAAAGGCATCGATTTTATAATTTGTGACCACCATAGACCTGGTGGTAACTTACCGCATGCTGTTGCCATACTGGATCCAAAAAGGGACGATTGTAATTATCCCTATGACGAATTGTGTGGATGTGGGGTTGGTTTTAAACTTATTCAGGCTTTAGGGTCTCGTAGAGGAGAGACCATTTACGACTTAACACAATACCTTGATTTAGTGGCTACGGCCATTGGAGCGGATATTGTACCTATCACTGGGGAAAACAGAATACTTGCATTTTATGGGCTACAGGTGATTAACCAACAACCGCGAATAGGTTTTAAGGCGATAATCAATCAAATCAACAAAACAGAACTGACCATTACCGATGTCGTTTTTATAATTGCCCCACGAATCAACGCGGCAGGTAGGATGAAACACGGTCAGCATGCGGTAAACTTATTGGTAGAAATGGATATTAATAAGGCATCAAAATTTGCCGCGGAGATAGAAAAGTTCAATACCGATAGGAGAGGTCTAGATCAAGAAATCACCCAAGAAGCGTTGGTTCAAATCCAAACGAATGACGAAGAATCAGGTTTCACTTCCGTAGTTTTTAAGGATTCCTGGCATAAGGGGGTAATAGGTATTGTGGCGTCACGGCTGACGGAAACTTATTATCGCCCCACTTTAGTATTTACGAAAAGTGGAGATAAGTTGGCAGCATCTGCACGTTCAGTAAAAGGCTTCGATGTCTACAATGCACTGGAAGGTTGTGCGGATTATATAGAACAATTTGGAGGCCATAAATATGCTGCGGGTTTAACCTTGGAAGCGAATCAATACCAAAATTTCAAGCACCAATTTGAGAAGGTTGTAAAGCAAACCATAGACCCTCAATTATTGGTTCCGGAGATTACGATAGATGCGGTCATCGAATTGAAAGATATTACGCCAAAATTATTGCGCATCATTAATCAATTTGCCCCTTTTGGACCAGGCAACATGAGTCCTGTCTTTATGGCCGAAAATTTAGTAGATACGGGCTATGCTAAATGTGTTGGACAAGAAGAAGCCCATTTGAAACTAGCTGTTACGCAAAATGATAGTCATAAAATAGGGGGTATTGGTTTTGATCTAGGGCATAAATTAAATTTGGTAACGAGCAGAAAACCCTTCAGTGCGGCATTTTCCATTGATGAAAATGAATGGCAGGGAAATGTAAGCCTTCAGCTGAAACTAAGGGATATCAAATGA
- a CDS encoding OsmC family protein, producing the protein MGTTNHISTKWLGNMAFESTNTSGYTFKIDVAKEDGGDSSGLRPKALMLSSLAGCSGLDIAGLIKKMKLDVDEFHIETIANLTDEHPKYYDKVVIEYHFYGSNLIEAKLQRAVDLSVEKYCGVMEMFRRFAELEIKTIFHSK; encoded by the coding sequence ATGGGCACAACAAATCATATCAGCACCAAATGGTTAGGAAACATGGCTTTTGAGAGCACTAACACTTCTGGGTATACCTTTAAAATAGATGTTGCTAAAGAAGATGGTGGGGATAGTAGCGGATTACGCCCTAAAGCACTCATGCTCTCTTCTTTAGCCGGTTGTTCCGGGTTGGATATTGCAGGCCTCATAAAGAAGATGAAGCTAGATGTGGATGAATTTCATATAGAAACTATTGCCAATCTAACGGACGAGCATCCTAAATACTACGACAAGGTGGTTATTGAATACCATTTTTATGGAAGTAATTTAATAGAAGCCAAACTGCAACGCGCGGTGGACTTGTCCGTAGAGAAATATTGCGGGGTCATGGAAATGTTCAGGCGTTTTGCGGAGTTGGAGATAAAAACGATTTTTCATTCGAAATAA
- a CDS encoding 6-pyruvoyl trahydropterin synthase family protein — MSTIRITKQFNFETGHALYGYDGKCRNVHGHSYKLSVTVIGQPITDTGHVKLGMVIDFSDLKKIVKEEIVDKFDHATVFNKNTPHVELAKELTDRGHNVILADYQPTSENMVVDFAAKIKARLPKNIKLYALKLQETETSFAEWFATDNQ, encoded by the coding sequence ATGTCAACGATTAGAATCACCAAGCAATTTAATTTTGAAACCGGCCACGCCCTCTACGGTTATGATGGTAAATGTCGGAATGTTCATGGGCATAGTTATAAACTATCTGTTACCGTCATTGGACAACCCATTACGGATACCGGGCACGTAAAACTGGGAATGGTCATTGATTTTAGTGATTTGAAAAAAATAGTGAAAGAAGAGATTGTTGATAAATTTGACCACGCTACCGTCTTCAATAAAAATACGCCGCACGTAGAACTCGCCAAGGAATTAACGGATAGGGGGCACAATGTGATATTAGCCGATTATCAACCCACTAGCGAAAATATGGTGGTTGATTTCGCCGCTAAAATTAAAGCTCGACTTCCAAAAAACATCAAATTATACGCTTTAAAATTACAGGAAACGGAAACCTCGTTTGCAGAATGGTTTGCAACGGACAACCAATAA
- a CDS encoding MFS transporter: MSKELDPYAALRFKEFNIFLGVRFAMVFAWSMQFIVIEWQVYSMTKDPLSLGIIGLMEVIPAVGMALFAGHVVDQKEKRNLLVKCILGFSVVSFGLFLLSLPSMETKYETKTILYSIYFLVFIGGLVRAFLGPTIFSLIALIVPKRIYPNAATWSSSTWQLASVLGPALAGFSISIIGVHWSMCVIFGFSVLALLLLSRIPKKPILNPKIGEPVFESLRAGLQFVFRTKAVFGALTLDMIAVLFGGAVALLPIFAQDILHVGSEGFGVLRAAPAVGASIMMLGSTRFPLHKNAGKKLLWAVAAFGVCIIAFGLSTYFWLSVIALFLSGAVDGVSMIIRQTILQLKTPDNMRGRVASVNSMFVGSSNELGAFESGVTAKLMGTVTAVVFGGTMTLLTVGITAFVSPSFRKLDLQKDIDEHEASN; this comes from the coding sequence ATGAGCAAGGAATTAGATCCGTACGCCGCTTTACGATTTAAGGAGTTCAATATTTTTTTAGGGGTGCGTTTTGCTATGGTTTTTGCTTGGTCCATGCAATTCATAGTCATTGAGTGGCAAGTCTATTCTATGACGAAGGACCCACTTTCTTTAGGAATTATAGGGCTAATGGAGGTGATTCCCGCCGTAGGCATGGCTTTATTTGCGGGCCATGTGGTTGACCAAAAGGAAAAACGAAATCTTTTGGTAAAATGCATCCTTGGTTTCTCCGTGGTCAGTTTCGGGTTGTTTTTATTGAGTCTGCCGAGTATGGAAACTAAATATGAAACCAAGACGATATTATATAGTATTTATTTTCTAGTATTTATTGGCGGCCTGGTCCGGGCATTTTTAGGCCCGACCATTTTTTCCTTAATCGCCCTTATCGTGCCCAAAAGAATATATCCTAATGCGGCTACCTGGAGCAGTTCTACTTGGCAATTAGCCTCGGTCTTGGGGCCAGCCTTAGCAGGCTTTTCCATTAGTATTATAGGTGTGCATTGGTCTATGTGCGTTATTTTCGGGTTTTCCGTGCTGGCTCTGTTGCTATTATCCAGAATTCCTAAAAAACCTATCCTCAATCCAAAAATTGGAGAACCTGTTTTTGAGAGTTTAAGGGCGGGTCTACAGTTCGTGTTTAGAACCAAAGCGGTTTTTGGGGCGTTGACCTTGGATATGATTGCGGTACTTTTTGGAGGTGCAGTAGCTTTACTGCCCATCTTTGCGCAGGATATTCTTCATGTAGGTTCTGAAGGTTTTGGTGTTTTAAGGGCGGCACCAGCGGTAGGAGCTTCTATTATGATGTTAGGTTCCACAAGGTTTCCGTTGCACAAAAATGCAGGTAAGAAATTACTTTGGGCCGTAGCGGCTTTTGGGGTTTGTATTATTGCATTTGGCTTGTCTACGTACTTCTGGTTATCGGTTATTGCCTTGTTTTTAAGTGGTGCTGTGGATGGGGTTTCCATGATTATCCGACAGACCATTCTGCAATTAAAAACGCCGGATAACATGAGAGGAAGGGTGGCCTCTGTAAATTCTATGTTCGTTGGGTCTTCCAATGAACTGGGGGCATTTGAAAGTGGAGTAACCGCAAAACTAATGGGTACCGTTACCGCGGTGGTATTTGGAGGTACTATGACCTTATTGACAGTAGGGATAACTGCTTTCGTATCCCCATCGTTTAGAAAGTTGGATTTACAGAAAGATATCGACGAACATGAGGCGAGCAACTAA
- a CDS encoding ferritin-like domain-containing protein has translation MNNDIKNIENKIKEIIEKNEDAVKGFEKAAENTKDLGVKSYFEQRAEKRKLFLKTLHNATPALQTGDQEIDGSTTGSAHRTWMDIKAFFSGDNDESMLEEAARGDKSALSEYNEILGESMVPQRVKEVIREQRDEIQNDLETSKILEKFA, from the coding sequence ATGAACAACGATATAAAAAACATAGAGAACAAGATTAAAGAAATAATAGAGAAAAACGAAGATGCCGTAAAAGGTTTTGAAAAAGCAGCTGAAAACACCAAGGATTTGGGCGTCAAAAGCTATTTTGAACAGCGTGCAGAAAAAAGAAAGCTATTCTTAAAGACATTGCATAACGCTACCCCAGCGTTGCAAACGGGAGATCAAGAAATTGACGGTTCTACCACAGGTTCAGCCCATAGGACTTGGATGGATATCAAAGCCTTCTTTTCCGGAGATAACGACGAATCCATGTTAGAAGAGGCCGCTAGAGGTGATAAGTCCGCACTGTCCGAATACAATGAAATCCTAGGAGAAAGCATGGTGCCACAACGTGTGAAGGAAGTTATTAGGGAACAGCGTGATGAAATTCAGAATGACCTAGAAACATCTAAGATTTTGGAAAAGTTCGCCTAA
- a CDS encoding carboxymuconolactone decarboxylase family protein, with protein MALVQPLDPNHDIETKKLAEFFNETLGFCPNSVLTMQHRPAISKAFINLNKAVMANEGRVTSALKRMIAWVSSNAAGCRYCQAHAIRAAERYGAEQEQLDNIWEYRTHPAFSEAERAALDFSLLASQVPNAVDSEIKERLYLYWNEGEIVEMLGVISLFGYLNRWNDSQGTDIEDGAVESANQYLGKHGWEKGKHDGSRY; from the coding sequence ATGGCATTGGTACAACCACTTGATCCCAACCACGATATTGAAACTAAAAAATTAGCCGAATTCTTCAATGAGACCTTAGGTTTCTGTCCAAATTCGGTACTGACTATGCAACACAGGCCGGCCATATCAAAAGCCTTTATAAACCTCAATAAAGCCGTGATGGCCAATGAAGGGCGGGTAACATCGGCCTTAAAGCGAATGATTGCCTGGGTTAGTAGTAACGCTGCCGGATGCCGTTATTGCCAAGCGCATGCCATACGTGCGGCGGAACGTTATGGCGCGGAACAGGAACAATTGGATAATATCTGGGAGTACCGAACCCATCCTGCTTTCTCCGAGGCTGAGCGTGCGGCCTTAGACTTTTCCTTACTAGCATCGCAAGTGCCCAATGCCGTTGATTCCGAAATTAAAGAGCGACTCTACCTGTATTGGAACGAGGGCGAAATTGTGGAAATGTTGGGCGTGATTTCTCTTTTTGGCTACCTCAACCGTTGGAACGATTCACAAGGAACGGATATTGAAGATGGTGCCGTTGAAAGTGCCAATCAATATTTGGGCAAACACGGTTGGGAGAAAGGAAAGCATGATGGGAGTCGTTATTAA
- a CDS encoding uracil-DNA glycosylase family protein, which produces MQKLLSEIRACEVCKEHLPLGPRPIISVTNTSKIILVSQAPGKKAHEQNRAWDDPSGRKLREWLGVTEEQFYHPDNFAVLPMGFCYPGKAATGDMPPRKECAPLWHDLVWKQFKNVELILLIGKYAQDNYLKDASKRNLTENVANYKDFLPKYFPLPHPSPVNRFWTIKNPWFEEEVLGELRERVAGVISP; this is translated from the coding sequence ATGCAAAAACTTCTTTCAGAAATCAGGGCCTGTGAAGTCTGCAAGGAACACTTACCCCTGGGACCTAGGCCTATCATTAGCGTAACGAATACGTCCAAAATCATTTTGGTAAGTCAAGCCCCTGGAAAAAAAGCACATGAACAAAATAGGGCTTGGGATGACCCTAGTGGAAGAAAACTTAGGGAATGGTTGGGAGTAACCGAAGAACAGTTTTACCATCCGGATAATTTTGCCGTATTGCCTATGGGATTCTGTTATCCGGGAAAAGCGGCCACTGGTGATATGCCCCCACGGAAAGAATGTGCGCCGCTGTGGCACGATTTGGTTTGGAAACAGTTTAAAAATGTTGAATTAATACTGCTGATTGGAAAATACGCACAGGACAACTATTTAAAGGATGCTTCCAAAAGAAACTTAACGGAGAACGTAGCAAATTATAAGGATTTCTTGCCTAAATATTTCCCGTTACCACATCCTTCACCCGTCAACCGTTTTTGGACAATAAAAAATCCTTGGTTTGAGGAGGAGGTTCTTGGGGAGTTGAGAGAAAGGGTAGCTGGGGTTATTAGTCCTTAA
- a CDS encoding VOC family protein: MSIEHLAIWVADLELMRSFYERYFEATAGEKYHNATKNFTSYFLTFKGGPRLELMQKPGLPSIPNGAQEYLGINHFAVSVGSREKVNALTEQFRKDGHSVVGEPRTTGDGYYESVVLDPEGNRIEITI, translated from the coding sequence ATGAGTATAGAACACTTGGCCATTTGGGTAGCTGATTTGGAACTAATGCGCAGTTTTTATGAACGTTATTTTGAGGCGACGGCGGGAGAAAAGTACCACAATGCAACAAAGAATTTCACTTCTTATTTTTTAACATTTAAGGGAGGCCCTCGATTGGAATTGATGCAAAAACCAGGGCTGCCTTCCATTCCTAACGGAGCCCAGGAGTATTTGGGAATCAATCACTTTGCAGTTTCCGTAGGGTCGAGGGAAAAGGTAAATGCCTTGACAGAACAATTTAGGAAGGACGGGCATTCGGTAGTCGGGGAACCCCGGACCACGGGTGATGGTTATTATGAAAGTGTTGTATTGGATCCGGAGGGAAACAGGATAGAAATTACCATTTAG
- a CDS encoding UDP-2,3-diacylglucosamine diphosphatase, producing the protein MNTIALSKGKKVYFASDNHLGAPDMQQSLPREKKFVAWLDEIRLDAGAIFLLGDLFDFWFEYKTVVPKGFTRTFGKLAEIADAGIPIYYFVGNHDLWMNGYFEEELNIPVFHTPQEYLINGTSFFIGHGDGLGPHDKGYKRMKKLFTNPVAKWFFRWLHPDWGVKLAQYFSVKNKLISGDEDAKFLGDEKEWLVQYAKRKLETKHYDHFIFGHRHLPLEINLNAKSRYTNLGDWINYYTYAVFDGERLSLVKYPKE; encoded by the coding sequence ATGAACACCATAGCGCTATCAAAGGGGAAGAAAGTCTATTTTGCAAGTGATAACCATTTGGGTGCTCCCGATATGCAGCAAAGTCTACCACGGGAAAAAAAGTTCGTTGCTTGGCTTGATGAAATTAGGTTAGACGCCGGGGCGATTTTCCTACTTGGGGATTTATTTGATTTTTGGTTCGAGTACAAAACCGTAGTCCCAAAAGGCTTTACCAGAACTTTTGGAAAGCTTGCCGAAATCGCCGATGCGGGTATTCCTATCTATTATTTCGTGGGAAACCATGATCTATGGATGAACGGCTATTTTGAGGAAGAGCTCAATATACCCGTCTTTCACACTCCACAAGAATATCTTATTAACGGTACCTCATTTTTTATTGGTCATGGTGATGGTCTTGGCCCTCACGACAAGGGGTATAAGCGCATGAAAAAGCTATTTACCAATCCTGTGGCCAAATGGTTCTTTAGATGGTTGCATCCGGATTGGGGCGTGAAATTGGCCCAATATTTTTCGGTTAAGAATAAATTAATCTCAGGCGACGAGGACGCTAAGTTTCTTGGAGACGAGAAGGAATGGCTAGTGCAATATGCCAAACGTAAGCTGGAAACGAAGCATTACGACCATTTTATCTTTGGTCACCGCCATCTTCCGTTGGAAATTAATTTGAACGCAAAATCCAGATACACCAACTTGGGGGATTGGATCAACTATTATACCTATGCAGTTTTTGATGGGGAGCGGCTAAGCTTAGTGAAATATCCCAAGGAATAA
- a CDS encoding enoyl-CoA hydratase/isomerase family protein: MGTDRENGSLYIKIDGNVAIVEFGHPASNSFTAELLDRLTKELNQLSTNDSISVVVLKSEGDRAFCAGASFDELMAVSNLEEGKIFFSGFANVINAMRKCKKVIVGRVQGKTVGGGVGLASACDYVFATEAAAIRLSELSIGIAPLVIEPAVERKIGTAALSELSLAPLEWKNAYWAEEKGLFSKVFDDLKALDKDLDFFVQKLSSYNPDALLEWKRVLWKSTDHWDTLLKDRAAITGQLVLSEFTREALSKFKK; this comes from the coding sequence ATGGGGACGGATAGAGAAAATGGAAGTCTGTACATAAAAATTGACGGAAATGTCGCCATTGTAGAATTTGGACATCCCGCAAGTAATTCCTTTACGGCGGAACTTTTGGATAGACTTACGAAAGAGCTTAATCAATTGTCTACAAACGATTCAATTTCCGTTGTAGTTTTAAAATCGGAAGGCGATAGGGCTTTTTGTGCAGGCGCCTCCTTTGATGAGCTCATGGCAGTTTCGAATTTGGAAGAAGGTAAAATTTTCTTTAGTGGTTTTGCCAACGTGATCAACGCCATGCGCAAATGTAAAAAAGTCATCGTCGGACGTGTACAAGGAAAAACCGTAGGTGGGGGCGTAGGCCTGGCTTCGGCCTGTGATTATGTTTTTGCTACGGAAGCTGCCGCCATACGGCTATCAGAATTATCCATTGGTATAGCGCCTTTAGTAATTGAACCCGCCGTAGAGCGCAAGATAGGGACTGCTGCGCTTTCTGAATTGAGCCTGGCTCCTCTTGAATGGAAGAATGCTTACTGGGCTGAAGAAAAAGGATTGTTTTCTAAGGTTTTTGATGATTTGAAGGCGTTGGATAAAGACCTTGATTTTTTCGTTCAGAAATTATCGTCGTACAATCCTGATGCCCTATTGGAATGGAAGCGTGTCCTTTGGAAAAGCACCGATCATTGGGATACCTTGTTGAAAGATAGGGCGGCCATTACGGGACAATTGGTCCTGTCCGAATTTACCAGGGAAGCACTTTCCAAGTTTAAAAAGTAA
- a CDS encoding universal stress protein: MTNILVPIGTSADAHETLQYAVDFANDFAAHIYVMEVFSASSKTGTLANVSEKIAESGKERLKGVISKVDSKKVDIKTVTYNGELVDGLNDIDKEVGIDLIILAPRSHDIQEELYLGYTSGRIIKQTDIPTLVVPKGTKYQSFKTVLVAFKSGILKRKRILDPLVTIVNKHRAKVNLLLVKTPGYSDEDLKVNTAMMDISCQLTITENATTYLGVLEHFQSQHPDLLCVFRRKRGFFKKLWEKSTILKSEFSAPIPVLILSAKKD, encoded by the coding sequence ATGACTAATATTCTTGTTCCTATCGGTACTTCTGCAGATGCCCATGAAACGCTGCAATATGCAGTGGATTTTGCCAATGACTTTGCAGCCCATATTTATGTCATGGAGGTATTTAGTGCTTCATCCAAGACGGGTACATTGGCCAATGTCTCGGAGAAAATCGCCGAAAGCGGAAAAGAACGCTTGAAGGGAGTTATTAGTAAAGTAGATTCCAAAAAAGTAGATATCAAAACAGTAACCTATAACGGGGAACTGGTAGATGGGCTGAACGATATTGACAAGGAGGTGGGAATCGATTTAATTATATTAGCTCCGCGTAGTCATGACATACAAGAAGAGCTGTATTTAGGATATACTTCGGGAAGAATTATAAAACAGACCGATATTCCTACCCTAGTAGTTCCAAAAGGCACAAAATACCAAAGTTTTAAGACGGTACTGGTGGCCTTTAAATCTGGTATTCTTAAACGCAAAAGAATTTTAGATCCTCTGGTCACAATCGTCAATAAACATAGGGCAAAAGTGAATTTGTTATTGGTAAAGACGCCAGGCTATTCAGATGAAGATTTAAAGGTGAATACGGCCATGATGGATATAAGTTGCCAATTGACCATTACGGAGAATGCTACGACATACTTGGGGGTTTTGGAACACTTTCAATCACAACACCCAGATTTATTATGCGTTTTCAGGCGAAAAAGGGGGTTTTTCAAAAAGCTTTGGGAAAAAAGTACAATTTTAAAGTCAGAATTTTCAGCACCGATTCCCGTATTGATACTAAGTGCCAAGAAAGATTAA
- a CDS encoding MATE family efflux transporter, with amino-acid sequence MNTTINFKNINRLAIPATVAGIAEPLLSITDTAIVGNIPVDGLESLAAAGIVGSFLSMLIWILGQTRSAISAIISQYLGAGRLEEVKTLPAQAIFLNIGLSILILLSTVFIVEEIFQLLNASGKILKYCVSYYSIRVWGFPLTLFAFAVMGIFRGLQNTYWPMVIAIVGAVLNVILDFILVYGIDGLVNPLYLDGAAYASVIAQAVMAIMAFILLVTKTNISLKLRFPLHPELGRLIVMSLNLFVRAIALNTALILAVREATALGDKYIGAHTIAINIWLFSAFFIDGYGAAGNIMGGKLLGARDYNGLWRLAKKIVQYGLGVSLVLMTIGFVFYYPMGSLFSKETQVLSTFYSIFFIIILGLPINTIAFVLDGLFKGLGEMKYLRNTLLVATFLGFVPTLFLGIYLDWGLMGIWIAFTVWMAIRGGALVLEFRRKFRPLLQNH; translated from the coding sequence TTGAATACCACCATCAACTTTAAAAATATAAATAGGCTAGCCATTCCTGCCACCGTTGCAGGTATTGCTGAACCGCTTTTGTCCATTACCGATACCGCTATCGTTGGGAACATTCCTGTAGATGGATTGGAATCACTTGCAGCAGCAGGTATAGTAGGGTCGTTTCTTTCCATGCTCATCTGGATTCTAGGGCAAACCCGCAGCGCCATTTCCGCAATAATTTCGCAGTATCTTGGTGCGGGAAGGTTGGAGGAAGTAAAAACACTACCTGCGCAGGCCATATTCCTAAATATCGGATTAAGTATTCTAATCCTCTTGTCCACCGTTTTTATAGTAGAGGAGATTTTTCAACTATTGAACGCCTCGGGAAAAATATTAAAATATTGTGTGAGTTACTACTCCATAAGAGTTTGGGGCTTTCCCCTTACCCTTTTTGCCTTTGCCGTTATGGGTATTTTCAGAGGACTTCAAAATACGTATTGGCCCATGGTCATCGCCATTGTCGGGGCTGTTTTAAACGTTATTCTGGATTTTATTCTAGTTTACGGGATTGACGGATTGGTGAATCCATTATATCTGGATGGGGCCGCTTACGCCAGTGTAATTGCCCAAGCGGTAATGGCTATTATGGCGTTCATCCTATTAGTTACCAAAACGAACATCAGTCTTAAACTTAGATTCCCACTACATCCAGAATTGGGTCGGTTAATCGTCATGAGCCTCAACCTATTTGTTAGGGCCATTGCCCTGAATACGGCGTTGATACTTGCAGTTCGTGAAGCCACGGCACTTGGGGACAAATATATAGGCGCACATACCATCGCCATTAATATCTGGTTGTTCTCCGCATTTTTTATTGATGGATATGGAGCGGCAGGCAACATTATGGGTGGAAAACTTTTGGGAGCAAGAGATTATAATGGACTTTGGCGTTTGGCCAAAAAAATTGTCCAATACGGTCTAGGAGTAAGTTTGGTCCTCATGACAATCGGTTTTGTATTCTATTATCCCATGGGAAGTTTGTTTTCCAAAGAGACCCAGGTACTGAGTACCTTTTACAGTATCTTTTTTATTATTATTCTTGGACTTCCCATTAATACCATTGCATTTGTTTTGGATGGCCTTTTTAAAGGACTGGGAGAAATGAAATACCTTCGGAATACTTTATTAGTGGCAACTTTCCTAGGTTTTGTGCCAACGTTGTTTTTAGGAATATATTTAGATTGGGGCCTAATGGGAATATGGATTGCCTTTACTGTATGGATGGCAATAAGAGGAGGAGCCTTAGTTTTGGAGTTTAGAAGAAAGTTTCGGCCACTACTACAAAACCATTAA
- a CDS encoding GNAT family N-acetyltransferase: MIQHAKISEIPDILDITDSCRRHMDSQGIYQWTDEYPSKKQFEIDMERKELYTLKEGDKLIGCIVLSTLMDKEYEEVEWLTPNNNNIYVHRLAINPSYQGNGYAQQLMAYAEAYARTNDYSSVRLDTFSQNKRNQRFYEQRGYQKLKDIYFPQQSDHPFHCYELVF; this comes from the coding sequence ATGATTCAACATGCAAAGATATCTGAAATTCCCGATATTCTTGACATAACGGATTCATGCAGGCGGCATATGGATTCCCAAGGCATCTATCAATGGACAGACGAATATCCTTCTAAAAAGCAATTTGAAATTGATATGGAGAGAAAGGAGCTTTACACCTTAAAAGAAGGTGATAAGTTAATAGGATGTATCGTGTTATCAACCTTAATGGATAAAGAATACGAAGAAGTAGAATGGTTAACGCCAAACAATAATAACATTTATGTTCACCGTCTCGCAATTAATCCTTCTTATCAAGGAAATGGATATGCACAGCAGTTGATGGCGTATGCGGAAGCCTATGCCCGGACCAACGACTATTCATCCGTTCGCTTGGATACTTTTAGCCAAAACAAACGAAACCAAAGATTTTATGAGCAAAGAGGATATCAAAAATTAAAGGATATATATTTTCCTCAACAAAGTGACCATCCTTTCCATTGCTATGAACTAGTGTTTTAA